Part of the Tenacibaculum sp. SZ-18 genome, CAGCTGGCTATCTTGAATTTGAAAGAGCTCGAGTTAGATGGTTCTTGTCAATTAATAGCAATGCATTACCAGAGGAAATTAAGGAAAAGGGGCAACGAACGTATCGTTCCATAATGATAGAAGGAGAAGAGTTGGAGTTTTCTGGTGGATTTAAGGATTTGCATACCAAAGTATATGAAGGTATTCTTGAAGGGAAAGGATATGGTTTGGAAGATGCTAGACAAGCCATTGAAATAGTTCATGAAATACGAAATACACAACCAAAAGGTTTGATTGGAGAATATCATCCCTTTGCTTCTCAAGGTTTGGAGCCACATCCCTTTAATAGATAACTTTATGAGAATTATTGCGATTATAGGAGCTAGGCCTCAATTCATAAAGCATTTTCCATTTGAAAAAGCTTGCGAAGGAAAAATAGATTTAAAGACGATTCATACGGGGCAGCACTATGATGAAAATATGAGTGCGGTTTTTTTTGAACAATTAGGTATGAAAAAACCTGATTATAAGTTGAATATAGGGAGTGATAGTCACGGAGCACAAACAGCAAAAATGATGATTGAGATAGAAGAAATTCTAGTTCAAGAAAAACCAGATGGAATTGTTGTTTACGGGGATACAAACTCTACTCTAGCTGGGGCGTTAGTTGCGTCAAAAATCCATATACCTATTTTTCACATTGAAGCTGGGCTTAGAAGTTTTAACAAAGAAATGCCTGAAGAAATAAATAGAATATTAACAGATCATATTTCAACCTGTCTTTTCACTCCTTCAAGTAAAGCTACAAAAAACTTACAAGATGAAGGCATCGTAAAAAATGTACATGAAGTCGGAGATATAATGAAGGATTTAGTTTTTTATGTAAAAGAAAACAAACTCTTTAAAAGTATTAACGTGGTAGAAGAGTTTTATTATGCCACAATTCATAGGCCATATAATACTGACGATAAATTAAGATTAGATTATATATTACAAGTTTTAAATGATTTGGATAAATCTGTAATAATGGCAATACATCCTAGGACTAGAAAAAACATTGAGATATTTAATTTAAAGTTTGACAACTTTAGGAATATAAAATTTATTGATCCACAATCATATTTAGATAATTTATCTTATCTAAAAGAATCTAAAGGTTTGATAACAGATAGTGGAGGAATGCAAAAAGAAGCATACTGGTTACATAAGAAATGTGTAACTATTAGAACAGAGACAGAATGGATTGAGACATTAAAAGGAGGTAACAATAAGTTAATGTTTAAAGATTTATCAAGTTTAAATATAGAACTACTAAAGTTTAAATCAGACTGGAATGATGAGCTTTACGGCAATGGTGATAGTTCTAAAAAAATAGTCCATGGAATATTGAATTGTTAATGTAAATGAAACATTAATAAAGTAAAAAAAGCTTTCTATTATAGAATAACTTAATATATTTGTCCATCAAAAAAGAAAAGAATATGAAAGTAGGTATAACATTTAGTGCATTTGATTTACTTCATGCAGGCCATATCAAGATGTTGGAAGAAGCAAAACGTCAATGTGACTTTCTAATTTGCGGATTACAAACAGACCCAACAATAGATAGACCTGAAAAAAATAGACCTGTACAGTCAGTAGTAGAAAGGTATATCCAGCTAAAAGGATGTAAATATGTTGATGAAATAGTCCCTTATGCCACTGAACAAGATTTGGAAGATGTTTTAAGATCATTCCATATAGACGTTCGAATTATCGGAGATGAATATGCTAATAAAAAGTTTACTGGAAGAGATTATTGTGAAAAAAAGGGGATAGATTTGTATTTTAATAAAAGAGAACACAGATTTTCCAGTAGTGGACTTAGAAAAGAAGTGCATCAAAAAGAAAGTTTAAAAGCCAAGGATAAATAATTTATGAATATAGCAGTAATTGGATCTGGTTATGTAGGTCTAGTTTCAGGAACATGTTTTTCTGAAATGGGTAATAAAGTAACCTGTGTAGATATTAATCAAGATAAAATAGATAAATTACAAAAAGGAATTATTCCAATCTACGAGCCAGGTCTAGAGAAAATGGTTCTTAAAAATGTTGAAAAGAAAAATCTGTTTTTTACAACAAAATTAGAGGAAGCCATTGAAGATGCTCAAGTAGTTTTTATAGCAGTTGGTACTCCAATGGGGGAAGATGGTTCTGCAGATCTTCAATATGTTATAGCTGTTGCAAGGGAGATTGGTCAAAAAATGAAAAAGTCTTTGATCGTAGTTGACAAATCGACAGTTCCTGTAGGTACCGCCGATAAGGTGAAAGCAACCATCCAGGAAGAACTAGATAAAAGATCAAGTGATCTTGAGTTTCATGTTGTTTCTAACCCTGAATTTTTAAAAGAAGGGGATGCTATTAATGATTTCATGAAACCAGATAGGGTAGTTATTGGAGCTGAATCTAAAACTGCATTTGATAAAATGAAAGAGCTTTATAGTCCCTTCTTTAGAACACGCGATCGTTTTATTACAATGGATGTTCGTTCGGCTGAAATGACTAAGTATGCAGCTAATGCAATGTTAGCTACTAAAATTTCTTTCATGAACGAGATGGCCAACATATGTGAGAGGGTTGGAGCCGATGTAGATAATGTACGTTTAGGTATTGGTTCTGATTCTAGAATCGGTTATAGTTTTATATATCCTGGTTGTGGTTATGGAGGATCTTGTTTTCCTAAAGACGTTAAAGCTTTAAAAAAAATAGCAGAAGAGAATAATTATAAGGCTCAGTTAATAGAGTCAGTTGAAGATGTAAATAATCGTCAAAAGTTTGTGATATCTGAAAAGATAATCAAATTATTCGGAAATGATCTATCTGCAAAAACTTTTGGTATATGGGGACTGTCTTTTAAGCCAGGAACAGATGATATGCGTGAAGCACCGGCAATATATGTAATAAAGGAGCTGGTAAAGAGAGGAGCCGTAGTGAAGGCGTATGATCCTAAGGCAATTGAAGAAGCGAAACATTTTTATTTGAAAGATATTAAGAATGTTGAATATTGTGAAAGGAAATACGATGTGTTACGTGATTCAAACGCTTTAATTCTTTTAACAGAATGGAAGGAATTTAGATCGCCAGATTTTGATGAGATAAAAAAAGAATTGATTGAACCCATAATCTTTGACGGTAGAAATCAGTATATAGCCTACAATATAGAAGAAAAGGGATTTGAGTATTACAGAATAGGAAAGTGATTTTATGGATTATTTAAAACTGATAAATAGAGATAAACTTCTCTTTAATGCAGATGTTTCTAAAAACCAACAAGAGCTATTAAATGAAGTGTCAAAGTCTAGTTTTCTCGTTTTAGGAGGAGCAGGTACAATTGGTCAGGCAGTTACCAAGGAGATTTTTAAAAGGAATCCTGAGAAATTACATGTTGTAGATATAAGTGAAAATAATTTAGTCGAACTGGTTAGAGATATTAGAAGTTCTCATGGGTACATTGAAGGCGATTTTAGAACATTTGCACTTGATATTGGTTCTTTAGAGTATGACGCTTTCATAATTAATCAAGATAGGTATGATTATGTGTTAAATTTATCTGCATTAAAACATGTTAGGAGTGAGAAGGATCCATACACTTTGATGAGAATGATTAAGGTGAACATCCTTAACACAATTAAAACTATAGATCAATCCATAAAAATGAATACAAAAAAGTATTTTTGTGTTTCTACTGACAAGGCCGCAAACCCTGTAAATATGATGGGAGGGTCTAAACGTATTATGGAGATGTTCTTAATGGAGAAGAGCAGGTACATAAATATTTCCACAGCTCGGTTTGCTAATGTAGCTTTTTCCGATGGATCATTATTACATGGTTTTGAACAAAGAATAAAAAAAAGACAACCAATTGCTGCACCATCCGATATTAAAAGATATTTCGTTGTTCCCCAAGAGTCAGGAGAATTATGCTTAATGTCATGTATCTTTGGAGAGAATAGAGATATATATTTTCCTAAATTAGACCAAGGGTTACACCTAATTACTTTCTCTGAAATAGCAGAAAAATTTCTGAAAGACAAAGGTTACGATCCTTATTTAGTTAAAAGTGAAGAGGAGGCTAGAGCATCTATAAACACTTTATTAGCTGATGGAAAATGGCCATGTTTGTTTGGTAAAAGTAATACAACTGGAGAGAAAAGTTTTGAAGAGTTTTTTACGGAAAAAGAAACATTAGACTTAAAAAAACATATTAATCTCGGAATTGTAAAGAACGAGCCAGAATTTGATGAAGAGAAACTAATATATTTTTTAGATGTTATTAACAATTTACGAAAAAATAAATTTTGGGATAAAGAAGATATTGTTAACCTCTTTCACAAAATGATTCCAAATTTTGGTCATAAAGACATTGGTGTATATTTAGATTCTAAGATGTAAAATGGATCAAACAAAAAATATTTTAACATTAGTACGTGATTTATTTGATGTTAAGGAAGATTTCATACCATTACATGTACCTTATTTAAACGGAAATGAAAAAAATTATTTGAATGAGTGTATTGACTCGACTTTTGTTTCTAGTGTAGGTAAGTTCGTGAATTTATTTGAAGATAAAATAGCTGAATACACAAAAGCTAATCACGCGATAGTGTGTGTTAATGGTACAAATGCATTACATCTTTCTTTATTACTTGTTGGGGTTGAAAAAGGAGATGAAGTAATTACGCAGCCTTTAACCTTTATAGCTACTACAAATTCAATTACTTATGCTAATGCAACTCCTGTTTTTGTTGATGTGGATAAAGATACTATGGGGATGT contains:
- the wecB gene encoding non-hydrolyzing UDP-N-acetylglucosamine 2-epimerase yields the protein MRIIAIIGARPQFIKHFPFEKACEGKIDLKTIHTGQHYDENMSAVFFEQLGMKKPDYKLNIGSDSHGAQTAKMMIEIEEILVQEKPDGIVVYGDTNSTLAGALVASKIHIPIFHIEAGLRSFNKEMPEEINRILTDHISTCLFTPSSKATKNLQDEGIVKNVHEVGDIMKDLVFYVKENKLFKSINVVEEFYYATIHRPYNTDDKLRLDYILQVLNDLDKSVIMAIHPRTRKNIEIFNLKFDNFRNIKFIDPQSYLDNLSYLKESKGLITDSGGMQKEAYWLHKKCVTIRTETEWIETLKGGNNKLMFKDLSSLNIELLKFKSDWNDELYGNGDSSKKIVHGILNC
- a CDS encoding adenylyltransferase/cytidyltransferase family protein; this encodes MKVGITFSAFDLLHAGHIKMLEEAKRQCDFLICGLQTDPTIDRPEKNRPVQSVVERYIQLKGCKYVDEIVPYATEQDLEDVLRSFHIDVRIIGDEYANKKFTGRDYCEKKGIDLYFNKREHRFSSSGLRKEVHQKESLKAKDK
- a CDS encoding UDP-glucose dehydrogenase family protein, with the protein product MNIAVIGSGYVGLVSGTCFSEMGNKVTCVDINQDKIDKLQKGIIPIYEPGLEKMVLKNVEKKNLFFTTKLEEAIEDAQVVFIAVGTPMGEDGSADLQYVIAVAREIGQKMKKSLIVVDKSTVPVGTADKVKATIQEELDKRSSDLEFHVVSNPEFLKEGDAINDFMKPDRVVIGAESKTAFDKMKELYSPFFRTRDRFITMDVRSAEMTKYAANAMLATKISFMNEMANICERVGADVDNVRLGIGSDSRIGYSFIYPGCGYGGSCFPKDVKALKKIAEENNYKAQLIESVEDVNNRQKFVISEKIIKLFGNDLSAKTFGIWGLSFKPGTDDMREAPAIYVIKELVKRGAVVKAYDPKAIEEAKHFYLKDIKNVEYCERKYDVLRDSNALILLTEWKEFRSPDFDEIKKELIEPIIFDGRNQYIAYNIEEKGFEYYRIGK
- a CDS encoding UDP-N-acetylglucosamine 4,6-dehydratase: MDYLKLINRDKLLFNADVSKNQQELLNEVSKSSFLVLGGAGTIGQAVTKEIFKRNPEKLHVVDISENNLVELVRDIRSSHGYIEGDFRTFALDIGSLEYDAFIINQDRYDYVLNLSALKHVRSEKDPYTLMRMIKVNILNTIKTIDQSIKMNTKKYFCVSTDKAANPVNMMGGSKRIMEMFLMEKSRYINISTARFANVAFSDGSLLHGFEQRIKKRQPIAAPSDIKRYFVVPQESGELCLMSCIFGENRDIYFPKLDQGLHLITFSEIAEKFLKDKGYDPYLVKSEEEARASINTLLADGKWPCLFGKSNTTGEKSFEEFFTEKETLDLKKHINLGIVKNEPEFDEEKLIYFLDVINNLRKNKFWDKEDIVNLFHKMIPNFGHKDIGVYLDSKM